In the Sarcophilus harrisii chromosome 1, mSarHar1.11, whole genome shotgun sequence genome, one interval contains:
- the UNG gene encoding uracil-DNA glycosylase: MIGQKTLHSFFSPSAPRKRRSCAELPAEPGTEAVAEEGQDASASPPKKSRPGGEPAAPSSPLSPEQLERIQKNKEAALLRLASRNVPGGFGESWKRPLSAEFSKPYFMKLMEFVAEERKRHTVYPPPDQVFTWTQLCEIRDVKVVILGQDPYHGPNQAHGLSFSVQRPVPPPPSLENIYKELSTDIEDFAHPGHGDLSGWARQGVLLLNAVLTVRAHQANSHKERGWEQFTDAVVSWLNKNLNGLVFMLWGAYAQKKGISIDRKRHHVLQTAHPSPLSVHRGFFGCRHFSKTNELLKKSGKKPVDWKAL, encoded by the exons atgaTTGGGCAGAAGACCCTGCACTCCTTCTTCTCCCCGAGCGCCCCCAGGAAGCGGCGCTCGTGCGCCGAGCTGCCGGCGGAGCCCGGCACGGAGGCGGTGGCGGAGGAGGGCCAGGATGCCTCG GCCAGCCCACCCAAGAAAAGCCGGCCCGGAGGCGAGCCTGCAGCCCCCTCGTCTCCCTTGAGCCCCGAGCAGTTGGAGAGGATCCAGAAAAACAAGGAAGCCGCCCTGCTCCGCCTCGCCTCCCGCAACGTCCCGGGGGGCTTCGGGGAAAGCTGGAAGCGGCCCCTTAGCGCGGAATTCAGCAAACCCTATTTCATGAAG CTAATGGAATTTGTTGCAGAAGAAAGGAAACGTCATACGGTCTATCCACCTCCAGACCAAGTCTTCACCTGGACACAGCTGTGTGAAATTAGAGAT GTAAAAGTTGTCATCTTGGGGCAGGACCCGTATCACGGACCCAATCAAGCTCATGGACTCAGCTTCAGTGTTCAGAGGCCTGTTCCACCCCCTCCGAG cttggaaaatatttataaagagttgTCCACAGACATAGAAGACTTTGCCCATCCTGGTCATGGAGATTTGTCTGGCTGGGCCAGACAGG GCGTCCTCCTCCTCAATGCTGTGCTTACGGTCCGGGCCCACCAGGCCAACTCCCATAAGGAGAGAGGGTGGGAGCAGTTCACCGATGCCGTGGTGTCCTGGCTGAATAAGAACCTGAATGGCCTCGTCTTCATGCTCTGGGGGGCTTATGCCCAGAAGAAAGGCATCTCCATCGATAGG AAGCGCCACCATGTGCTGCAGACGGCCCACCCCTCTCCACTGTCTGTCCATAGAGGGTTCTTCGGATGCAGGCATTTCTCCAAGACCAATGAGTTACTGAAGAAGTCTGGCAAGAAGCCCGTCGATTGGAAAGCTCTTTGA